The stretch of DNA TTCACGTCTGATTGGCCAACTGGCTTACTTGTCTTCCGTCCAATCTGTCTTGATACAAATACTCCGAACAGAACAACTATGATTAGTAAAATATAAATAGTGACCTTTAATTTACCTCTTGCCATTTTTCCCCTCGAAAATTTTATCGTTCAGGCCAGTATTGACCCGGTAATTTGAGAAACTCATATATATCACCGCCGGCTTCTGCGTTGCAGGCTTCTTCCCTGCCTGAGAACCTGGAATCGGTGGGATGATTATAGTAGCGTAAGATCGTGAGGGTAACCAAATTTTATCGGCTACCTTTGTGTACTGAAGCTGCATTCTTGTGGATGGACCCCAATCAGGATTTGAGTTTATTCGAAGTATTAACCATCGCCGATTATCTATCCACAGAGTAGTATCTACACTGCGCCCTTCGCGCTCATAGGATGCTTTGACAACATGACAACGACAACCGTCAACGAACTCAGTTCCGACAAGCGAGAGTTTAGATGCCGCCATTATCTCTCGCACTGGATTGCCAACTAATAGCCCCTGCTTCGGAATAATGGCAAATCCTTCCTTGCTTTCGACATAAAGCTTGTTTGGTTTCTTAAAATAGATTTTCACCGCCGTCTCAGGTACATGGATGGTGGACGATTCAACCTTTATCTTTGCTTCAACAACATAGTCTCGAACGGCGTCGTAGTTCGCAGCGGCCTTCTCTAGAATCTGCTTTGCAGTTAGAGTCCCTGCAACTGTTTGTACACAACCTAAAATATAAATTAGTAACGCCGCACATACTATTGCCATCAGAGCTCGTTTTCCCTTCCACTATCTATGAAAGCACATCTCTTCTTTGGAAAACTACCAGTCCAATGATAAACGCAACGGCTGAGTAGATAAGCAATACACCCAATGATTCCCAAATAATCCCGGTATTTACTGGCTCAACAAAGAGTCCCTTCCATGAATTGAAATAACTTGTTAGCAAATAAGGCTTGAGGAACTTAAAATACTCAATTTCCTGCAAGATTGCGGACATATAAAGCAAACCCATTCCACCAATAATAGCAACGTTGGCATTGCTTAAAAATGTCGAAATTGCAAACGACACACTTCCTACAGCAAGCATTGCCACTGCAACTATGCCATATGTTGCTAAAAGCCTCAAGATTGCGCTCCATTCGGGGAAGACCCATATGCCATCATTGAATACTACCAAACTTCCCTTGCCTAGGAACGCCCAACCAACTATATATGCCACGACACCAGAAAACATTGCCAGCACAAATATATAGGACGCCCCGACCACATGTTTTGAGACAGCCCAACCCACTTTGCTGACTGGACGACACAATACCGTTCTCAAAGTTCCATCTGACGCCTCCGAGGCAATTAAATCTCCACAAACTAGACATGCAAATAGGGGCAAGAAAGTATAGACCACACCCTCAAGCAAATATCGTGTCAGAAACGCGGCATTGATAAATGAACCCGCTATGATAAAATCTTGGCTGATGCGATCGCGCATATGGCGGAAAGGATCGCCATATTTGATGGCAATCAGCATCAGAATTATCATTAACGTCATGCTTATAAAACCAAAGTAAGTTCTGGGCTTACGCCACAGTTTTAGAAGCTCCATCTGGATACTAGTTATCATGCCTACTATCCTGAATGACGTCGAGGAAAAGATCCTCTAGGTTCATTTTCTTTGGAATTATCGAGAAAACCTCAATCCCAGCCGTCACTAATGCCCGGTTGAGTTCCGGTACAATCTTTTGGCGCACCCTTACAACCAAACAATCTTGGCCGCACGAGACAACATCAACCTCGCCATTTCTTGTCGCTATCTCTGAAGCTCGCTTTACATCATTCACCTTAAACTCAACCAGGTTCATTTCTTGTTGAAGAAGTTTATCAACATCGCCCTCGGCAATGAGGCGGCCATTGTTTATAATCCCAACCCTCGTGCATATTTGCTCTACTTCGTAAAGGAGATGGCTTGACAAGAATATGGTAACCTTCTCTTCCCTGGCAAGGTGCTTGATAAGCTCTCGCACCTCCTTCATTCCCTGCGGGTCCAACCCCGACGTTGGTTCATCAAGGATAACAAGCTTCGGCTTTGGAAGCAGTGCCTGAGCAATCCCCAGCCGTTGGCACATCCCATGTGAGAATGTTTTAACTTTGTCATTTGCATGGTCAAGCAAGCCAACGACATCCAGTACTTCGTCTATTCGCCTGTCATTACATGCACCGGAGAGCCTACTCAGTAGTCTAAGGTTCTGCCTAGCTGTTAAAAATTTATAAAAACAGGGCGATTCAACCAAAGCCCCGACATACTTCAAAGCCTTTACACGGTCTTTCATAATATCATGGCCCAAGAGCCTTGCTACACCACGATTTGGCCGGATTAAGCCAACCAACATACGTATCGTGGTGCTCTTCCCGGCACCGTTCGGTCCGAGGAAACCATAAATATCTCCCTCCGCAACCTGCAGGCTTAGATTATCTACCGCACGTCGGCCTCGAAAGTTTTTTGTAAGTTCAATTGTCTCTACAATTTGATGTCGCATATGCTGCGTTGCTGAGTACGCTAATTTTTAGACTTTTCTTCAAGTAGCTTAGCCATCTGTAATGGCCCGCCAACAGCTCGCTCAAGTTGGGCAAGTGCAATTTGGTAGTCGTAGATTGCATTTACATAATTTGTTTGCGCAAGAGTTAAGGCCGCCTGAGCATCGAATACCTCAACTTGGGTGGATACTCCTCCTTGATAGCGCACTTGTGCAAGGCGCATGCTCTCGCTTGCTTGCTCTAAGGCCTTTTCGGCAGCCTTAATTCGCTCCTGACTCTCCCTAAGACTGAGATATGCTTGCTGAACATCGAGCGTTACTCCACGCATTGTTTGCTCACGCATCGATTTTGCACTCTTTGCATCGGATGTGGCTTTCCTGACAGAAGCTTTGGTAGCACCCCCATCAAAAATATAATAGCTTGCCGTAAGAAAAGCCCTCCATGATGATTCACGGGGACTAAAGGTGCTGACATCAAAGCTTCGGTTGTATGCCCACCGCAAGTTAATCCTCGGCTTGCCAGCGAGCACAGCTACCCTTGCTACTTCCTCGGCTGCCTTGACCTGCATCTCAGCTTTTTTGATCTCCGGACGCATGCTTAGCGCAACATCCACGCAAGCTTTTAAATTGACCTCAGCAAACTGAGGTCTTTCCGGCTCAGCCAGGTCTACTTGCGCATCAAGAGGTCTGGCTAGCACGTTATTGAAAGCCGACTTCGCAAGCTCAAGTCCATTTTGGGCGATGATTAGCTGTTGCCTCGCATTTGCCACCTGCGTTTCCGCTCGAAGCACTTCGAACTGTGCCACAGTTCCAGCGGCAAGGTGAGCCTTCGCATCCATCAGATGAGCTTCTAGAGCCCTGACATTTTCCTCCTGAACTTTGAGGAATTGCTCTGCCCGAAGCACATTAAAAAAGGCTTTTTTTGTTTCAAATGTAATATCGTTTATGACTTGTTCATACTCTGATTTGGAAGCCGAAGTATTATATTTGGCAGTCTTCTTACCTGCTCGAACGATCCCAAAAACATCCAGAGGTTGAGTAAGTATCAAATCAGCCGTGCGGGTATATAGTGAGCCTAATGGAATTTCCCTTTCGCCGAATCTTACGACAGAAACCTCATCAAGTCTTTGGTAAGTGCCCTCCAAGCTGAGCTTCGGCATTCCCTGACTTGTAGCCTCATCAACAGCTGCGTACGCCTTATTTACATTCTCTAGGGCAATGTGCGCTCGAGGATTGTTTTGCACCGCCAATTTTATGCTCTCTTCAAGCGTAAGCTTTTCTGCAAAGACGGTTGACCAAAGACTTAGCTGGAAAAAGACCAATGCGATAATGATAGGCGAACGAATGAATCCGCATCTTTTTACTAACCGGTCAATCATTGTTGTTGCCCCCGCTTTATATGTTGTCCAATGCTATGAATGCTCCGTGCATTCGTTTGCCTCATTTGACTCGGCCAAGCTAAGACTCCTTGTTAGGTGATGTAAAAATTCGCGCATAGAGTCAAGCTTTAGCAAAAACAAGCCACCCTTAGTAGGATGGCTCATTATGAATAACTTATCGCCGGTATGAATGCCAAGCTTCTTTCTCGCTTCCGCAGGGATTACTACTTGGCCGCGCTCGCCCACCGTAACCGTCCCAACAAAGCATTCCTCTAATGCACACTCAGGCATCATTAGTATGTTCACCTCTTATCCGCAGCAATGGAAATGTCTGATAAATCAGACGTTGGTTACAATGTTAGAACATTCTCCAAACCCTGTCAAGCATTTCCTTTAGCATGGCCGCCTCTGCTGTTCTTTAACTCTTTCACCCATTCAAGCCGATTGCGAAAGCATTCCCACCTGTGATATAATTAGACACAGTTATTTTAAACTAGGTTAGTAGGCCAAAGTTTTTGGTTGCGCGACAAGATAAAACATCAGAAGATACCGGGAGGTCTTTCGGGACGTGATAGATACCAGCGATTTCAGGAACGGGTTACACATAATCCAAGACGGCGAAATCTACACAATAGTGGAGTTCCAACACGTTAAGCCAGGTAAAGGTGGGGCTTTCGTGCGAACAAAGCTTAAGAATGTTAAAACAGGTGCAGTCATCGACAAGACATTCCGCGCCGGCGAGAGGATGGAGCAAGCTGTGCTGGAGCGGAAACCAATGCAATACCTTTACCACCAAGACAGCGACTACTACCTGATGGACATGGAGACCTACGACCAAATCTGCGTCCAGAAGGAAGCTTTCGGCGACGCCGTGAAATACTTGAAGGACAACCAAGAAGTCTGGACATTAACCCACGAAGGCAGAATAATCGGCGTTGAACTGCCATACACTGTGGAGCTTGAGGTAGTTGAGACTGAGCCGGGCGTACGAGGCGACACCGTATCAGGCGGTTCAAAGCCAGCAAAGCTTGAAACGGGGGCTGTAATCCAAGTTCCATTCTTCATAAATGTGGGGGATAAGGTCAAGGTTGACACTCGCACAGATGCATACCTTGAGAGAGTAAAGTAGCCCATCTTATTTAATCTGCCTTGGCTAGGATAGGAGAGCGCGAAATGAACCGCGCAAGCCGTGGAAGCTCGGTTAGACCAAGCGGTGTGACCGAGCCTTTTCGCAATCTAGTAGCACTTGGGTGCCAGGTAGGCGGCCTGGTATTTATACTTGTCGCTGGCTACCTAATCTGGGGGCTTGCCACCAATTCGATAACCAACTCCTTTTCACTACCTCTGCAAGACAAGCTGCGGGTAATACGCAACATCATTTACGCGGCCAAAATCCTGGGGGCAAGTGGAATAATCTTCCTCATCGCTGCCGCCATCCGCTTCTATGATGAGGAAACAGTAGGGTATTTACTCCTAATTTTTGGCGGCATTCTATATTGGGGAATTCCATCAACGTTTGCTGGCAAAATCCAGCTTCTCCCCAAGTCAATGGCTTATCTGCCAATGTACGTCCTTGGGCAATTCAAGCTCGTAGGAATAGCAGCCATTCTTCTTTCTGTGGTTTTTATAATAGGAGACCTCTACTTAAGATTATCGGGCGTGCGCCGTTTTGTTGAACAAAAGGCATCGGAAAGGCGAACGGGGTCAGCTCTAGCAGCGGAGGAAGTAAAACCTGGAAGACTTTACCTTGCGTGCTGGCAAACACCCTACTGCCGCCCCCATATTAGGAAATACTGCAATGCTTACGAAAAGCGCAAAACTTGCTGGCGAATAAAAAGCGGCTGTTACTGCGATGAGGAAATGGTCATCCGCATTCTTAGGCAGAACCAGAAGGCAGTAAAAGGCTTCGACATAAAGTTTAGCGAGACAGCAACCAGAAGGCAGAATCTCACACCAGCTCAAAAAAGAGAACGTTGCAGGAATTGCTTCCTTTATGCAGAGCACCAAAAGCAGAAATATAAAATACTCAGCCCACTCGTTTTCCCGGCGGTTTTCCTATTAATGTTTTATTACTTGCAACCCATAAAAAGTTTTTTACATAAGGCAATTGTATTCACAGAGCACTTTGCAGAAATCGCTTCCTTCGGCGCAAGGCACGGACAACCTGGCTCACAGCCGCCGTGGGCGAATCTCCCTTCCACGGCAAATGCAGTTGAGTGGCTACTTATATTTTGCATTTATCTCGTGATTGTAACTTACTTACTAAGATTTCTCGAATACTGCATTTTCAAGTGGCAGATATAGCATGCAAAGGATTGGTGAGAGTTGGACATAAATGACATTGAACGGCTAA from Armatimonadota bacterium encodes:
- a CDS encoding TolC family protein, whose translation is MIDRLVKRCGFIRSPIIIALVFFQLSLWSTVFAEKLTLEESIKLAVQNNPRAHIALENVNKAYAAVDEATSQGMPKLSLEGTYQRLDEVSVVRFGEREIPLGSLYTRTADLILTQPLDVFGIVRAGKKTAKYNTSASKSEYEQVINDITFETKKAFFNVLRAEQFLKVQEENVRALEAHLMDAKAHLAAGTVAQFEVLRAETQVANARQQLIIAQNGLELAKSAFNNVLARPLDAQVDLAEPERPQFAEVNLKACVDVALSMRPEIKKAEMQVKAAEEVARVAVLAGKPRINLRWAYNRSFDVSTFSPRESSWRAFLTASYYIFDGGATKASVRKATSDAKSAKSMREQTMRGVTLDVQQAYLSLRESQERIKAAEKALEQASESMRLAQVRYQGGVSTQVEVFDAQAALTLAQTNYVNAIYDYQIALAQLERAVGGPLQMAKLLEEKSKN
- a CDS encoding AbrB/MazE/SpoVT family DNA-binding domain-containing protein, whose product is MPECALEECFVGTVTVGERGQVVIPAEARKKLGIHTGDKLFIMSHPTKGGLFLLKLDSMREFLHHLTRSLSLAESNEANECTEHS
- a CDS encoding ABC transporter ATP-binding protein, whose product is MRHQIVETIELTKNFRGRRAVDNLSLQVAEGDIYGFLGPNGAGKSTTIRMLVGLIRPNRGVARLLGHDIMKDRVKALKYVGALVESPCFYKFLTARQNLRLLSRLSGACNDRRIDEVLDVVGLLDHANDKVKTFSHGMCQRLGIAQALLPKPKLVILDEPTSGLDPQGMKEVRELIKHLAREEKVTIFLSSHLLYEVEQICTRVGIINNGRLIAEGDVDKLLQQEMNLVEFKVNDVKRASEIATRNGEVDVVSCGQDCLVVRVRQKIVPELNRALVTAGIEVFSIIPKKMNLEDLFLDVIQDSRHDN
- a CDS encoding ABC transporter permease; the protein is MITSIQMELLKLWRKPRTYFGFISMTLMIILMLIAIKYGDPFRHMRDRISQDFIIAGSFINAAFLTRYLLEGVVYTFLPLFACLVCGDLIASEASDGTLRTVLCRPVSKVGWAVSKHVVGASYIFVLAMFSGVVAYIVGWAFLGKGSLVVFNDGIWVFPEWSAILRLLATYGIVAVAMLAVGSVSFAISTFLSNANVAIIGGMGLLYMSAILQEIEYFKFLKPYLLTSYFNSWKGLFVEPVNTGIIWESLGVLLIYSAVAFIIGLVVFQRRDVLS
- the efp gene encoding elongation factor P gives rise to the protein MIDTSDFRNGLHIIQDGEIYTIVEFQHVKPGKGGAFVRTKLKNVKTGAVIDKTFRAGERMEQAVLERKPMQYLYHQDSDYYLMDMETYDQICVQKEAFGDAVKYLKDNQEVWTLTHEGRIIGVELPYTVELEVVETEPGVRGDTVSGGSKPAKLETGAVIQVPFFINVGDKVKVDTRTDAYLERVK